In Rhinatrema bivittatum chromosome 1, aRhiBiv1.1, whole genome shotgun sequence, a single genomic region encodes these proteins:
- the LOC115098118 gene encoding LOW QUALITY PROTEIN: taste receptor type 2 member 9-like (The sequence of the model RefSeq protein was modified relative to this genomic sequence to represent the inferred CDS: deleted 1 base in 1 codon) has product MLPTVQTVTLIIIAAFTALGSVVNGFIVAVNCIDWVKSRHLNSIDVILTCLGAARFCFQLEIMLDNILFAVYPELYNQAESANKLLFTWIFLELSSFWFACCLSVFYCTKIASFSHPLFIFLKIKIPGIVRWMLLGSVLASIVTSIPSAWGFCKLYHSNSTTGLSPNNSNLINCTLAWDLCKEHQYNFTKKITPNAGRLDMVHKNNISLILVLCLGYFPPFFIFCVATFLLIGSLWSHTWQMKSNSIAFSEPSLEAHFTAIKVMTSFFLFCAFYFICKILELIIESSAENPWMLVISVGTAAYPSLHSVILILSNCKLRKPWARILNHGRCLLGEEPLPQNPQLRL; this is encoded by the exons ATGTTACCCACGGTTCAGACTGTCACATTGATCATCATCGCTGCTTTTACAGCGCTAGGGAGTGTGGTCAATGGATTCATTGTGGCTGTGAATTGCATTGACTGGGTGAAGAGCAGACATCTGAATTCAATTGATGTCATTCTGACCTGCCTTGGTGCAGCAAGATTCTGCTTCCAATTGGAAATAATGCTGGATAATATCTTATTTGCAGTTTATCCAGAGTTATATAATCAAGCAGAATCTGCCAACAAATTATTGTTTACCTGG ATATTTCTAGAACTTTCTAGCTTCTGGTTTGCATGCTGCCTTTCCGTCTTCTATTGTACCAAGATTGCCAGTTtcagccaccctctcttcatctTTCTGAAAATTAAGATCCCTGGGATAGTGCGCTGGATGCTCCTGGGCTCCGTGCTGGCATCCATAGTCACTAGCATTCCCTCAGCCTGGGGATTCTGCAAGTTATACCACAGCAACTCCACCACTGGTCTCTCCCCAAACAACAGCAATCTCATCAATTGTACATTAGCCTGGGATTTATGCAAGGAACATCAATACAATTTCACCAAGAAGATCACACCAAATGCAGGTAGACTGGATATGGtacataaaaataacatttctttGATTCTTGTATTATGCCTTGGATACTTCCCGCCCTTCTTCATATTTTGTGTGGCAACTTTTCTATTGATTGGATCCCTCTGGAGTCACACCTGGCAAATGAAAAGCAACTCCATTGCTTTTTCTGAGCCCAGTCTGGAGGCCCATTTCACTGCCATTAAAGTTATGACTTCgtttttcctattttgtgctTTCTATTTCATATGCAAAATCTTGGAGCTAATAATAGAGTCGTCTGCCGAAAACCCATGGATGTTGGTTATTTCAGTCGGAACTGCTGCCTACCCCTCTCTGCACTCTGTGATCCTGATCCTCAGCAATTGCAAGCTCAGAAAACCCTGGGCAAGGATTCTCAATCATGGAAGGTGCCTTTTAGGAGAAGAACCTCTCCCCCAAAACCCTCAATTACGTTTATGA